The Acholeplasma laidlawii PG-8A DNA window TAGCCACATTTAATGCATTTTCACTTCTTAAATCACTTTCTATAGGTGTTTTTTCATCAAATAAGCCCATTTCATATTTGACGCTTAAAATTCTAGAAACAGCATCGTTTATGCGGTCTATGTCAATACGATCTTCTTCCACACCACGTACGATAGCGTCAATGACTTCTTTGAAGTTATGTGGTTGCATCAACATATCAATACCCGCATTAACGCCTTTTATAACGCGTTCATAGAAAGTATTGGCACGGATATCATCAATACCATTATAATCCCCTATAACAAAACCTTTGAAACCCATTTGATCTTTTAAAATATCTGTGATGAGTTCTTTATTTTCGTGCATACGTACATCGTTTAGACTTGAATACGATACCATAATTGATTTTACACCAGCTTCTATAGCGGCTTCGTATAATGGAAAATGAATGGTTTCTAAGTCTTCTTTAGAAATGGTTGAATTACCTCTGTCTAGTTTATTATCTAAACCAGTACCAAAAGTTGTATAACCATCTCCCACGAAGTGTTTTGCTGAACCAATAACGCCATAACTTTGAATGCCTTCTATATAAGAAGGTATTAAATTTAATGCGATATCTGGTGACTCACCTAATGTTTCATAAGTTCTACCCCATCTTTTATCCTTGATAAGTCCTATCGAAGGGGAAAAGTTCATATTCATGCCTGTTTGACCCATCTCATAGGCAGTGATCATACCAATTTCTTTCATTAATTCTTTATTGTTAGCAGCAGCTAGACCAATATTATGAGGAAATATGGTGGCACCATAAAGATTATTATGACCATGAACTGCGTCCACACCATAGATAATTGGTATTTTTGATGAACTTTCTAAGGATGCATTGAGCATATTTTCATACATGGATACCCAACCAAAAGTTGTGTTTGACGATGGCCTGTTACCACCACCATTTAATACGGAGCCAAGATTTAAGTTTCTTACATCTGTAGGTTTAACACCGGATGCACCATTGTTATTAGAGCGCTCTCCTTGAACCATTTGACCTGCTTTTTCAGCAATCGTTAATTTATCTAACCACCAGTTTATTTTTTCATTCATAGTTAAATTTGAATCAGGATAATCATTATCATGAATGACTGGTGGTGTGTTATCACAGGATACAATCATTACAACAAAGCATATGATGATTGCAATCGTTATTAGTTTATTTTTCATACATTTAACCTAAATATGCATCTATATGACTATATTTTAGATTTCTAATATCATCAGCATGTTCACCCAGAATACTATCGCCTTGAATTTTAATACGCTCATTTTGATTGGATAGTGTGTAATGTGTTACATTTAAGTTAAATGTGTCAACATGATGTGGGTTATGGATAGTAATCGTGATATGAGAAAGGAATTTAAAGGATAACCTACCTTCTTTAAAGAAATCCTTTATAACTTTTGGATTC harbors:
- a CDS encoding glycoside hydrolase family 3 protein translates to MKNKLITIAIIICFVVMIVSCDNTPPVIHDNDYPDSNLTMNEKINWWLDKLTIAEKAGQMVQGERSNNNGASGVKPTDVRNLNLGSVLNGGGNRPSSNTTFGWVSMYENMLNASLESSSKIPIIYGVDAVHGHNNLYGATIFPHNIGLAAANNKELMKEIGMITAYEMGQTGMNMNFSPSIGLIKDKRWGRTYETLGESPDIALNLIPSYIEGIQSYGVIGSAKHFVGDGYTTFGTGLDNKLDRGNSTISKEDLETIHFPLYEAAIEAGVKSIMVSYSSLNDVRMHENKELITDILKDQMGFKGFVIGDYNGIDDIRANTFYERVIKGVNAGIDMLMQPHNFKEVIDAIVRGVEEDRIDIDRINDAVSRILSVKYEMGLFDEKTPIESDLRSENALNVARKAVRESMVLLKNNQNLLPFNKDLNLLILGKGSQNIGIQSGGWTIDWQGSDQLNIPGTTIVDAFKSVTNGQIYTDINDIDKADQIIIVFSEKPSAEMMGDSLALSLTDDTSYASNQTLIDIAKQTNKPVIGLLLSGKPLIIEEVIPYLDAFVMLFLPGSEGLGITDVLYGDYNFKGKLPFTWPKSISQSSHTVLDENYEPSDYRYPFGYGLNYTILQ